Within the Halorhabdus rudnickae genome, the region GCTCGCCGACCGCTACAGCGAGCGAAGTGTCATGGCGGCGGGCGTACTGGTCGCCGCGCTGGGGGTCTCGCTGGTCGTTCTCGCGCCGACGGCCGCCGTGCTGTTCGGGGCGACGGCACTCGTCGGTCTCGGGCAGTCGCTGTACCCGATTGCTCGGATCACGATCCTCACCGACATGTATCCCGACCGGATCGGCAGCGCACTCGGCGTGACGATGGCGACCGGCGACCTCGGGCAGACAGTCTTCCCGCCGATCGCGGGGGCCGTAGCCGCCGCGGTCGCCTGGCAGGCCGGTCTCGGGATGATGATTCCCGGCCTCCTCGTCGGAGCGCTCGCACTCGTGGTCGTACTCCCGGCACAGACTGGCGCTACGGGGAGTGAAACGGAAGACGGCGGGACACTACGGGAGCTTATCGCCGACCTCCGGGAGGGTGACATCCTCTTTTTTGCGTTCATCCTCTTTCTGTACATTCTCGTCTGGCAGTCGTTCACGAGCTTCTACCCGACGTATCTCGCCGAACAGAAACCACTCTCGGAGACGACAGCGGGACTTCTCTTTAGCCTGTTTTTCGCCGTCGGCGTCGTCGTGAAACCGGCCGCGGGGGTCGCCTACGACCGGATCGGGCCGCGCCGCTCGCTGGTGGCGGTGCTCTCCGGCCCGGTGCTCGGGCTGGCAGCACTGCCACTCGTCGACAGCCTCGCGGGAATTATCGTCATCACCGCCCTCGTGAGCACGATGCTCGGATCGGGCGCGATCACGCAGTCGTTTCTCTCGGAGGCATTCTCCGAGGAGGCCCGCGGGACTGGTCTCGGCATTGTCCGGACGACGGCAGCAACGCTGGGCGCAGCGGGGCCCCTGGTCTTCGGGCTGATCGCCGATCGCGGGTTCTTCGACGAGGGGTACTTCCTGCTCGCGGGGCTGATGGCCGTCATCGTTCTTCTCACGTTGCAGTTCTTCGAGGAGTGAGCTGTCGATCGAGCGCAAGCGAGCAGAGATCGCCCTCAACTCGGCGACTCACGACCGACCGTCGTGAACGCGTCCAGATCCGCCTCCTCAATGTCCGGCAGTGACTCGTAGGGCTGATCAACCACAATGTTCCCCGCGGTCTGTGAACCGATACCCGGGATCGCCTGTAGTTCGTCCATCGACGCCACGTTGAGATCCAGGGGATGGGGCACGCCCGTCACGGAGCGATACCCGTGGTCGGTGATCGCCACGTCGATCGTCTTCCCGAGAGGGCGCTCGCCCGGAACCCCGACGAGCAGCGGGTAAGTCCCCAACTGGCGGCCGAAGGTCTTGCCGTCCTGGTGGTATTCGAGGTGAACGTCCGGCAGGACCGTGCCCGGCGGGGCGACGCGCTGGAGCATCGGGTTGTCGATCGTCTCCCGCACATCTCGCTTGTACTCTTTGAACTGGCGCTTGTGATCGTGGGCGATCTCGGCGCCCGTCTCGTCCATTTCGGTCCCCGGGAACGCCATGACCTGGCGGATGTTCACCCGCCGGATCATGAGCCCCTCCTCGAGGATCCGCTGGAGGAACCGCTTGTTGTGCTCGAAGGTCTCGCTCGTCTCGCCCTTCAGTCCATGGACGAGATTGATCCCCGGCAGGAGTTTCGGGAGCCGGGACGCGGCGTCGTCGCCGAAGTTGGGTGCGCTATCCCTATCTTCTCCCGGTCTCCAACCGCCTTCCTCGTTGACGATCCGGACCGCTTCCAGCGCCTCCTCGGCGGTGACATTCAGGTTGTTGTCGCTCTGGACGGCGGGATCGGCCGACTCGACGCCGAAGGCGGCAGTGTCGCCGGGTGTGTTGTGCTCGGCGATGATCCGGATGCCCTCCCTGGCTTTCTCGGGCCACTCGACGACTGTGATCGGGTTCATATTGTCCAGATGCAGCGTCTCCAGCTCGGGCGCCACCTCGCGGATCCCGCCGTACAGCTCCCGGAGTGCCTCGAGATTCGGCGCTTCGCCGTCCCCCCCATAGGCGAGGATGTCGGCCTGCCGGCCAAGCCGGAAGTTGGCGACGCCGTGATCGGCCAGTGCGTCGACCTCGCTGACGACTGCCTCGGGTTCCCGGAAGGAGGCGTCGCCGTACAGCGGCTCCGTACAGAACGAACACCGGTAGGCACACCCCCGGCCGGTCTCGATCTCGCAGATGAGATAGTCCGGATGGTTGGGGTGTTGTTCGACGATGAACGCACCCTTCTGTGCCCACCGGGATGACTCTTCCATCGTGCGATAGCGGGGGTCGAACCCCTCCAGGCCGTTCGCGACGAGATCGAAGGCAGCGGCCTCGACGTCAGCACCGGCGAGAAAATCGAAGTCCAGGTCGTCGCGTTCGGGTTCGCTCGCCCCCTCGTTCTCCTCGCCGACGCCGAAGCGGACCGGGCCACCCATGAGACTCGTGCCGTCGGCCGTCCAGGCGATCCGGCGGACTTCGTCGGGTTCGGCCGGCGTCCCGCCGACGTAGTTTCCGGGGACGGTCATCCCGCCGACGTAGATCGTGAGATCGGCCTCCTCGACCGCTTGCCAGCGGCGTTTCTCCTCGCGGAGTCCGTCGATCGTGTGGTACGTGATCGCGTCGTGAGAGACGCCAGCATCGACCAGCGCGCCGGCGACGTACCGGGGATACGTGGAGATATACGGGGGGACCCCGAAGTGGGCCGGTTCGTCGACGTAGCCGTCGACAATCGTCACAGCGAGATCCGCAGGGTCAGTCATCGAGATCGGATAGCCGTCCGAGGCGTAAAACCGTGTCTCCACGCACACGACGGCGTCCGGACCACACTCAAGCCGGCGTAACCGGTATCCGTCATCCGCGCCAACGCTCGACCATGCCAGCAACCGAGGAAGTCCGTTGTACGGCCGAGGAGTGTTTTCTCGACATGTTCGAGGTCCACTACACCTACGACCTGCCCGACGATCACGGCATCGAGGACCTTTCGTGTCCGGTCTGTGGCGGGTCGGCCCTGGAGGCCATCGAACTGTAGGAAAGCGGTTACGGTGCCCCGCAAGCCGACCGTCCCGATCACCGCCGGATAGGTACCTCCGTCCGTCTGTACTCGGCAGCTACTTTTTTAACCCCGGGAATTACCAGTACATATTGAGCGGTCAGTAGGCCGATGCTTACCATTACTATGTACGTATCTGTGGGTTACCATATATAGATGGATATGTAATATTAAATTACAAACCGGTGTGCCGGACACGCCTCATGTGCATGTCCGAGGTAACGACGATGGACCGGTCGAGTTGGTTCAGTTTCGAACAGGGAGACATGACGATATTCATCTTCGTGATGGCCCTCAGCGGCCTGCAGTACGCGATAACGGAGATCATCCCGGGGTTCGACGTCGGGCCGCTGGAGATCGGCGTCGGCGACTTCATCTTCATCCCGATCGTCCTCGTGTTGCTGTTCCGGACGTTCTGGGCCGCCCTCGCCGTGCCGGTCGGAGAGATCGTCTTCGAAGACATCCTGCTGGGTGACTTCAACGGACTCGGCGTGATGGAGGATCTGCTGTTGGTCTCGACGGCGTTTTTCTTCGCCGCCCTCTTGCTGCGAGATCCGGAAAACAGAGTGCAACTCGCGGTCGTCGTCCTGATCGCGGAGGGACTCAACGAGTTCCTCGCGATGTTCGTCGACGTGGGGAAGGTGTACGTCGGGGTCGAAGAACTGGAGGCAGTTCCGGGTCTCCCCGAGAGTGTCCTGGTTCTGGAAGGGGTCGATTTCGCGGTACAGATGGCTATCACGGGAATCCTGTTCGGCGTCGTCCCCGCGCTGTACCTGTATCCGAAACTCCACGGGAAGATCGAACCATTGCTGGGTATGGAACCGTACCGCGGGACGCCCGGAGCCTCCATGTTGGAAGGGTTCTCCTGGAAAGCAGCTACGATGGCCTTGATCGCGTTCCCGCTCGCGTTCGCGTTCGCCGCCGCGGGCGAGGCCGGCTTCGGTTTCAACATCGTCTGGGAGGCGGAGTTCCTGGAGACCTACGGACAGCCCTTCATCCTGGTCCCGGTCGCCGTCGCGGCGGCGGTCGCACTCGTCGTCTGGCAACTCGCGAAACGGCGGTCCGCCTGAGACCATGTCCGGGACACAAGCGGCGATCGACGTCTCCGGGTTCTCCTTCAGGTACCCCGGGGCCGAGGAGCCGACACTCACCGACGTGGACTTGCGGATCGACAGCGGCGAATTCGTCGCCGTCCTGGGTGGGAACGGCTGTGGCAAGACGACGCTCTGTAAGACGTTCAACGGCCTCGTCCCGCATTTCTTCGAGGGGGAATTCGACGGAGCAGTGACCGTGGCTGGACAGGAGACGCGGGGGGCCTCTGTCGCCGAGCTATCCCGTGAAGTCGGCTACGTCTTCCAGGAGTTCGAGAACCAGCTCGTCACGCCGACGGTGTTCGAGGAGTTGACCTTCGGTCCGCTGAACTACGGCCGGGAAGACTATCGCGAACGCGCGTTCGAGACGCTGTCGGCCCTGGACGTCGCGGACGTCGACGATCGCTTCATCTGGGAACTCAGCGGCGGCCAACAGCATCTGGTGGCGCTCGGAGCGGCGCTGTCGATGGAGCCGAGCGTCCTCGTCGTCGACGAACCGGCGGCCCAGCTCGATCCCGGCCACGCCCGGGACACCTACGAACGCCTGCGGGCACTCAACGACGCGGGGATGACGATCGTCGTCATCGAGCACCACACCGAGTTCGTCGCCGAATACTGTGACAGCGTCGCCCTGGTCGCGGACGGCACGGTTCGCTGGAAACGACCGACTGGCCGAGCCCTCAACCGGATCGAAGAGTTGCGCGAACAGCGAATTCATCCACCCCAGGTGACGCGGGTCGCCGAACGGACGCTCGGAGAACCGTCGCTCCCGACGACGGACGCCGAGGGCATCTCACGGCTGCGATCGCTGGAAACCACCGACTCGACGCTCGGGTTCGATGGCCCGACACCCCGACCGTCCGGGGACCCACTCGTTTCCTTTCGGAACGTCGAACACGGATACTCGACACTCCGGGACGGCGACATACCGGTGCTGGAGGGGCTTTCGCTGGACATCTATCCCGGCGAGCGCGTCGCCCTGATCGGTGCCAACGGGGCCGGAAAGTCCACGCTGTTACGGTTGCTGACCGGACTCGAACGACCGGACCGCGGCGACGTCGTCGTGGATGGGATCGACACCAGCGACGTACTGCCGGAGGACCTCGCGGAAGACGTGACGTACGTCGATCAGAACCCCGAGGAGATGTTCATCCGGGACACCGTCAGGGGCGACATCGCGTACTTCTTAGAGGAGCGCGGGTTCGAGGGCGTCGCGGACCGGGTCGACGAAATCGTCGAGTTCCTGAATCTGGAGTCGCTACAGCACCGCGACGGCCGCCTTCTCAGCGTGGGCGAACAGCGGCGTGCCTCCCTGGGGATCGGGCTGGCGACCGACCCGGCGATCGCGCTGTTCGACGAACCGACCGGGAGTCTCGACCTGGCGAGTCGCCGCGAGGTCGATCGGACCATCGAGCGTGCGGACGACCGGGTCGAGACCACGATCGTCGCCACGCACGACCTCGAACTCGTCGCTGAGTGGGCGACCCGCGTCGTCGTCTTACAGGACGGGGTCGTTCGGGCGGACGGCCCGCCACGGGAGATCCTGGCGGACCGGACCCTGCTGATCGAGGCCGGTCTTCGACCACCGCAGGTCGTCCGTCTCAGCCGGAAACTCGGACTCTCCCCGGTTGCACTGACGGTCCCGGAGTTGGCCGCCCGTCTCGACCGGCCGAGGGGTGAGCCAGAGGTGTCCGACAGATGAGTTACGAGCGGGACCTCCGCGATGCGCTGTCGATCGAGGCACTCAAGGAGGACTTGCTCCGGACGGCCTACGACAACGAGGGGACGCTGTTCGACCGCCTCGACCCGCGGGTGCTTCTGGCGTGGTACGCGGCCTTCCTCGTCATCCCGTGGCTGTTTTACGATCTCCGCATCCTCGGCGGCCTCCTAGCGTTCGTCTCGCTTTTGGCTATCGTGTCACGGGTGAGCAAGTACCTCGTCGGACTGCTGGCGCTTGGGGTGTTCACGAACGTCGTCCTCTATGCCGTCGTGACGGTGTTGCTCGGTGGGGACTTCGTGGGGAGTACGATGGCGCTGTTGCCCTATACGACGAAGTTGACCATCATCTCGGTGACGTCGATCGCCGTCTTCTCGGGGATGTCCCCGAAGAACATTAGCCGGGCGTTCATGAGCATCGGCGTCCCCCGGCAGTTCACCTTCGCCATCAGCTACGGCTACCGGATGTTGCCGGTCCTGATCGAGGAGTATCACGACCTCGTGAACACGTATCGACTCCGAAGCGACGCACCGGACACCCCCGGGTTGTTCCGGTGGCGTCACTACCGGTATCTCCTCGTCCTCTCGATACGGGCGTTTTACCCCATGATATTCAACGTCGCCAAACGGAGTCGCGTCACCGTCGAAGCTCTTGAGACGCGGGGGTTCTCCCACTCGCTAAATCACGACGGGAGTCGGGAGTTACAGCTCAGTGCCCTCGGGATCAAACGCTTCGACGTGCTCTTCGTTCTCGGCTCGGCGATCGTGGTCTGCGGGATCGTCGTGCCGTTCCGGTAGCCTCGCGATATCGTTTTCGCTCACGTACTCGCGGAACCACCGGAGACGAGCGAGACGAGTTCCCGGTGGATGTGTGGGTTGGAAGCCAGCACCATCTCGCTGTTGTCCCCGTCCAGCCGCTCGATCCGGGTCACTTCGCCGCCGGCCTCCTCGACGAGCAGCGTTCCCGCGGCGGTGTCCCAGACCCGGAGCATCCGTTCGAAGAACACGTCGAAGTAGCCCGCGGCGACCATCGACAGTTCCGCCGCGGCCGATCCGAGCCGTCTGACGCCCTGTGTCCGGTCGATGAACGCCCGGAACTGCGTCAGATCCTGTGCCTCCATGGTCATCGGATCGAACCCGGTTGCGACCAGCGCCTCCGAGACCGACCGCGTCTCCGAGACCGACAGCGGTGTGCCGTCCGCGAACGCCCCCTCGCCTTCGACTGCCGTGAACACCGTCTCGGTCGGCCCATAGTAGACGACGCCGACGTCCTTGGCCTGGTTCCCCTCGAAGGCGATCGAGATCGAGTAATGTGGGACGCCGTTGCGGTAGTTGACAGACCCGTCGAGCGGGTCGACGACCCATCGCGGCTTGGTGGCAAACTCGGGGGACAGTTCGTCGGAAACGACCGCCTGTTCGGGGAAGTGTCGGTCGAGCTCCGTCAGGATCGCCTCCCCGACGGGACGTTCGTACTCGGCCGTTGACGTCGGCCCCGACGGACCGGGCGTCGCCGTCCGCGGGGGATGGGTCGCAAGTACCTCTGCCCCGCGACGCACGGCCAGCAATGCGGCCCATAGCTGTGGGTACCGTTCCATAGGCCGTCATCCGCACCCGACACTAATGACATTACTATGATATCTATGGACCGCTGGGGAGGACTCGATAGCCGTTTTGGCAACGTCGAACGGGTCGTGTTT harbors:
- a CDS encoding MFS transporter: MNPLASIRREAAALWSDGRGWSLSVVAGTWGLLLGVRMIYPVLLPSIRETFDLSLTVAGLLVTILWLGSAIGQLPSGMLADRYSERSVMAAGVLVAALGVSLVVLAPTAAVLFGATALVGLGQSLYPIARITILTDMYPDRIGSALGVTMATGDLGQTVFPPIAGAVAAAVAWQAGLGMMIPGLLVGALALVVVLPAQTGATGSETEDGGTLRELIADLREGDILFFAFILFLYILVWQSFTSFYPTYLAEQKPLSETTAGLLFSLFFAVGVVVKPAAGVAYDRIGPRRSLVAVLSGPVLGLAALPLVDSLAGIIVITALVSTMLGSGAITQSFLSEAFSEEARGTGLGIVRTTAATLGAAGPLVFGLIADRGFFDEGYFLLAGLMAVIVLLTLQFFEE
- a CDS encoding radical SAM protein — its product is MTDPADLAVTIVDGYVDEPAHFGVPPYISTYPRYVAGALVDAGVSHDAITYHTIDGLREEKRRWQAVEEADLTIYVGGMTVPGNYVGGTPAEPDEVRRIAWTADGTSLMGGPVRFGVGEENEGASEPERDDLDFDFLAGADVEAAAFDLVANGLEGFDPRYRTMEESSRWAQKGAFIVEQHPNHPDYLICEIETGRGCAYRCSFCTEPLYGDASFREPEAVVSEVDALADHGVANFRLGRQADILAYGGDGEAPNLEALRELYGGIREVAPELETLHLDNMNPITVVEWPEKAREGIRIIAEHNTPGDTAAFGVESADPAVQSDNNLNVTAEEALEAVRIVNEEGGWRPGEDRDSAPNFGDDAASRLPKLLPGINLVHGLKGETSETFEHNKRFLQRILEEGLMIRRVNIRQVMAFPGTEMDETGAEIAHDHKRQFKEYKRDVRETIDNPMLQRVAPPGTVLPDVHLEYHQDGKTFGRQLGTYPLLVGVPGERPLGKTIDVAITDHGYRSVTGVPHPLDLNVASMDELQAIPGIGSQTAGNIVVDQPYESLPDIEEADLDAFTTVGRESPS
- a CDS encoding DUF7559 family protein is translated as MPATEEVRCTAEECFLDMFEVHYTYDLPDDHGIEDLSCPVCGGSALEAIEL
- a CDS encoding ABC transporter ATP-binding protein, whose protein sequence is MSGTQAAIDVSGFSFRYPGAEEPTLTDVDLRIDSGEFVAVLGGNGCGKTTLCKTFNGLVPHFFEGEFDGAVTVAGQETRGASVAELSREVGYVFQEFENQLVTPTVFEELTFGPLNYGREDYRERAFETLSALDVADVDDRFIWELSGGQQHLVALGAALSMEPSVLVVDEPAAQLDPGHARDTYERLRALNDAGMTIVVIEHHTEFVAEYCDSVALVADGTVRWKRPTGRALNRIEELREQRIHPPQVTRVAERTLGEPSLPTTDAEGISRLRSLETTDSTLGFDGPTPRPSGDPLVSFRNVEHGYSTLRDGDIPVLEGLSLDIYPGERVALIGANGAGKSTLLRLLTGLERPDRGDVVVDGIDTSDVLPEDLAEDVTYVDQNPEEMFIRDTVRGDIAYFLEERGFEGVADRVDEIVEFLNLESLQHRDGRLLSVGEQRRASLGIGLATDPAIALFDEPTGSLDLASRREVDRTIERADDRVETTIVATHDLELVAEWATRVVVLQDGVVRADGPPREILADRTLLIEAGLRPPQVVRLSRKLGLSPVALTVPELAARLDRPRGEPEVSDR
- a CDS encoding energy-coupling factor transporter transmembrane component T family protein, which translates into the protein MSYERDLRDALSIEALKEDLLRTAYDNEGTLFDRLDPRVLLAWYAAFLVIPWLFYDLRILGGLLAFVSLLAIVSRVSKYLVGLLALGVFTNVVLYAVVTVLLGGDFVGSTMALLPYTTKLTIISVTSIAVFSGMSPKNISRAFMSIGVPRQFTFAISYGYRMLPVLIEEYHDLVNTYRLRSDAPDTPGLFRWRHYRYLLVLSIRAFYPMIFNVAKRSRVTVEALETRGFSHSLNHDGSRELQLSALGIKRFDVLFVLGSAIVVCGIVVPFR
- a CDS encoding inositol monophosphatase family protein, whose amino-acid sequence is MERYPQLWAALLAVRRGAEVLATHPPRTATPGPSGPTSTAEYERPVGEAILTELDRHFPEQAVVSDELSPEFATKPRWVVDPLDGSVNYRNGVPHYSISIAFEGNQAKDVGVVYYGPTETVFTAVEGEGAFADGTPLSVSETRSVSEALVATGFDPMTMEAQDLTQFRAFIDRTQGVRRLGSAAAELSMVAAGYFDVFFERMLRVWDTAAGTLLVEEAGGEVTRIERLDGDNSEMVLASNPHIHRELVSLVSGGSAST